Sequence from the Kribbella aluminosa genome:
CGTGGTCAACGTCAGCGACTCCCGCGCGTACGCCTTGTGTTCCTCCGGTTCGACGCCGTCAGCATCGAGCAGGTTGCACAGCTCTCTGGCCGCGGCCCGCAGCTCTTTGGGAGTGAGGTGGGCGGCAAGCCCGACCAGTTGTGCCTCGGCGACGTCCAGGTCCTCCACCGCAACCCGCGAGCGGATCCGTTCGAGTTCGGTGACGATCGCGAACGCGTGCGCGGTCTGCATGAGCCGCACCGTGCCATCGCCGGACTGGATCCCGTCAGCCAGGGCGGCACCGACCGCGCCGTACTTGGGCAACACGCGGGCCAGGCGGACGTCGCGCCAGGCCTCGGAGCGGTCGCGGCGGTGCCGGAGGTTGAGCAGCTCGACGGTGTCGCGGGCGCCGAGTTCCTGGGCGTGGCCGTCTTCCTCGGCGCGGGTGACGAGTTGCAGCCGGATCCCTTGCAGCCGGATGATCTCGGCGTCGACCGCGTCGAGCGCAGGCATCACCTCATGGTTGCCCAACGCAACCACCGAGCGTCCACCGAGAACATCCATGCCAACAACTCTAGCCGCCGCCTCCGACAGTTCTCAAAGCGAACCCCCTTATTTTTCCGGGGATTTCGACAACGGAGCCGGAGCGGGGCGCTCCGCTCGCTTGCGGTGGCTGGCGTTGAAGCGGGCTTTCTTTTGGCGGTTGCCGCAGGTGTTCATGTCGCACCATCTGCGGGTGCGGCTTTGGCTGGTGTCGAAGAAGGCGGCTTGGCAGGTTGGGGATGCGCACAGGGCGAGCTTTCCGTCTCGTTCGCCGGAAATGATGCTGATTGCGTCGGCGGCGATGACGCTGAGGGCGTCTTCGACACGGGAAGCTGAGTCGAGTTGCCATTGGCGGTTGCCGTCTGGCGTCAGGATGGCCGCGGCTCGGCCGTGGGTGCTGCGGTCGTTGATGACCTGGACGGCGGATGCCGGGAGAGCGTCTTGGAGTGCGGCTGCTGTTGCGGCGGCGTGGATTGA
This genomic interval carries:
- a CDS encoding CGNR zinc finger domain-containing protein — its product is MRAEFPDFRLGTVLATSFTATLTERCGEPVERIPTPERLVDWLAVSGLAVDSCTPTQLELARDLRESIHAAATAAALQDALPASAVQVINDRSTHGRAAAILTPDGNRQWQLDSASRVEDALSVIAADAISIISGERDGKLALCASPTCQAAFFDTSQSRTRRWCDMNTCGNRQKKARFNASHRKRAERPAPAPLSKSPEK